In a single window of the Streptomyces cinnabarinus genome:
- a CDS encoding AfsR/SARP family transcriptional regulator produces the protein MKRCELRFGLLGPPILYDHGPDGAVVRPVGSPKVRLLLTALLLEAGRTVSVEALKDALWGGAPPASAHASLHNHVTRLRRLLDDPTRLRAVSPGYLLRVDDGELDIHTFDAHSAAARAAHAGRDWRRTLCECAAALALWRGTPLSGLPAELGGYALVQRLREARLLLLEWRYDAELALADGRLDALLPELAALAAEHPLREAYHRQLMLALHRSGRQAEALAAHRDLRRRLVEELGVEPGPAVREAHLEVLRGGEEGRGDDGESGAEGGSRAGSGGAHPAADAHVQAPGTPTPAPRPAQLPPPPAHFTGRALLAETLHGTLATPGPTIAVLTGMAGIGKSALALHVAHALTDRFPDGQLYVNLHGATPGMLPLTSAQALAALLRDVGADPRSIPEHPDAAAALLRSMLAPTRTLLVLDDAANAAQVRSLLPAGPGCAVIITSRSSLAALDGVRRFPLAPLSDEDSAALLRAVSGREEGIDAGHPLVELTGRLPLALRVVAARLAARRALTPEVLAGQLAATEWRLHHLEYDDLSVRRSLAVAHDALAASDREADRDAALVLRRIGALDLPEYGAPLLARLSGTGVRRAEDALDRLVDVALLEETALGRYVPHDLVRDFARELAGTAGGTAVAESALSWYAALAERTLTAIVEPGLDQDDRRRPTSCQPPEHAAHVADTHPFDGPEAAFAWGDAELENIAALAERYADAPDTRIAARLCTLLRLLFPYVQRSGRVAEMEVLGRAALRVARRLGDEAAEAYALGDLAGVHFLTGRHNEALTLNDEALTIWQRLGVLSWMRRSLNNRGLLLEGLGRYEESGRALRQSLAYSRRLNDPYGEAVTHQHLGNLFEHTDPRAAIEQHRLSLAIGETIGNVLIQLYARCNIGYAHLTLGEPGAAARHFEESLRDLVDQGDWHGESQTRLGLVRSLRQLGRTERADRECAELLRRADARADRYIGGLARHQLGLLLSESGRTEEARTSWQAALDALTGTDEKAVVAELASLLADIGEPPTSDHFASA, from the coding sequence GTGAAGCGGTGCGAGCTGCGGTTCGGCCTGCTGGGACCGCCGATTCTCTACGACCACGGCCCGGACGGCGCCGTAGTCCGTCCCGTGGGCAGCCCTAAGGTGCGCCTGCTCCTGACCGCCCTCCTGCTCGAAGCCGGCCGTACCGTCTCCGTCGAGGCGCTCAAGGACGCGCTCTGGGGCGGCGCCCCGCCCGCCTCCGCCCACGCCTCCCTCCACAACCACGTCACCCGGCTCCGTCGGCTCCTCGACGACCCCACCCGGCTGCGGGCCGTGTCCCCCGGCTACCTCCTCCGCGTCGACGACGGCGAACTCGACATCCACACCTTCGACGCCCACTCCGCCGCCGCGCGCGCCGCCCACGCGGGCCGGGACTGGCGCCGCACCCTCTGCGAATGCGCCGCCGCCCTCGCCCTCTGGCGCGGCACCCCCCTCAGCGGACTCCCGGCCGAACTGGGCGGCTACGCCCTCGTCCAGCGCCTCAGAGAGGCCCGACTGCTGCTCCTGGAGTGGCGCTACGACGCCGAGTTGGCCCTCGCCGACGGCCGACTCGACGCGCTTCTGCCCGAGTTGGCCGCCCTCGCCGCCGAACACCCGCTGCGCGAGGCCTACCACCGCCAGCTCATGCTCGCCCTGCACCGCAGCGGCCGTCAGGCCGAGGCCCTCGCCGCCCACCGCGACCTGCGGCGCAGGCTCGTGGAGGAACTCGGCGTGGAGCCCGGTCCCGCCGTACGCGAGGCACACCTGGAGGTCCTCCGTGGGGGAGAGGAGGGGAGGGGTGACGACGGTGAGAGTGGTGCAGAGGGCGGGTCCCGTGCGGGTTCCGGGGGTGCGCACCCGGCCGCGGACGCCCATGTTCAAGCCCCGGGGACCCCCACGCCCGCCCCTCGCCCCGCCCAACTTCCCCCACCCCCCGCCCACTTCACCGGCCGGGCCCTCCTCGCCGAAACCCTCCACGGCACCCTCGCCACCCCCGGCCCCACCATCGCCGTCCTGACCGGTATGGCCGGTATCGGGAAGAGCGCCCTCGCCCTCCACGTCGCCCACGCCCTCACCGACCGCTTCCCCGACGGTCAGCTCTACGTCAATCTGCACGGCGCCACCCCGGGCATGCTCCCGCTCACCTCCGCGCAGGCCCTCGCCGCACTGCTGCGGGACGTGGGCGCCGACCCCCGATCCATCCCCGAACACCCGGACGCGGCCGCGGCGTTGCTGCGGTCGATGCTCGCGCCGACCCGCACCCTCCTGGTCCTGGACGACGCCGCGAACGCCGCGCAGGTACGGTCGCTGCTGCCCGCGGGCCCCGGCTGTGCCGTGATCATCACCAGCCGTTCGTCGCTCGCCGCCCTCGACGGCGTCCGGCGTTTCCCCCTCGCGCCGCTGTCCGACGAGGACAGTGCCGCGCTGCTGCGGGCGGTGTCCGGACGGGAGGAAGGGATCGACGCCGGTCACCCCCTCGTGGAACTGACCGGCCGCCTCCCGCTCGCCCTACGGGTCGTCGCCGCCCGGCTCGCCGCCCGCCGGGCCCTCACCCCGGAGGTGCTGGCCGGTCAACTGGCCGCCACCGAGTGGCGGTTGCACCATCTGGAGTACGACGACCTCAGCGTCCGCCGCTCCCTCGCCGTGGCGCACGACGCGCTCGCCGCCTCCGACCGCGAGGCCGACCGGGACGCGGCCCTCGTACTGCGCCGGATCGGCGCCCTCGACCTGCCCGAGTACGGCGCACCCCTGCTGGCCCGCCTGAGCGGCACGGGAGTCCGCCGCGCCGAGGACGCCCTCGACCGCCTGGTCGACGTGGCCCTCCTGGAGGAGACCGCCCTCGGCCGTTACGTCCCCCATGACCTGGTCCGCGACTTCGCCCGCGAGCTGGCCGGAACGGCGGGCGGCACCGCCGTCGCCGAATCCGCCCTGAGCTGGTACGCCGCCCTCGCCGAACGCACCCTCACCGCGATCGTCGAACCCGGCCTCGACCAGGACGACCGGCGCCGCCCCACCTCATGCCAGCCGCCCGAGCACGCGGCCCATGTCGCCGACACGCACCCCTTCGACGGCCCCGAGGCCGCCTTCGCCTGGGGCGACGCGGAGCTGGAGAACATCGCCGCGCTCGCCGAGCGGTACGCCGATGCCCCCGACACGCGTATCGCCGCCCGCCTGTGCACGCTGCTGCGGCTGCTCTTCCCCTACGTCCAGCGCAGCGGCCGGGTCGCCGAGATGGAGGTCCTCGGCCGGGCCGCGCTCCGGGTCGCCCGGCGGCTCGGGGACGAGGCGGCCGAGGCGTACGCCCTCGGTGACCTGGCCGGCGTGCACTTCCTGACCGGCCGCCACAACGAGGCCCTCACCCTCAACGACGAGGCCCTGACCATCTGGCAGCGGCTCGGTGTCCTGTCCTGGATGCGCCGCAGCCTCAACAACCGGGGCCTGCTGCTCGAAGGACTCGGCCGCTACGAGGAGTCGGGGCGCGCGCTGCGCCAGAGCCTCGCCTACTCACGCCGGTTGAACGATCCGTACGGCGAGGCCGTGACCCACCAGCACCTCGGCAACCTGTTCGAGCACACCGACCCGCGCGCCGCCATCGAGCAGCACCGTCTCTCGCTGGCGATCGGCGAGACGATCGGCAACGTCCTCATCCAGCTCTACGCGCGGTGCAACATCGGCTACGCCCATCTCACCCTCGGTGAACCGGGCGCGGCGGCCCGGCACTTCGAGGAGAGCCTGCGGGACCTCGTCGACCAGGGCGACTGGCACGGCGAGTCGCAGACCCGTCTCGGCCTGGTCCGCTCCCTGCGGCAGCTGGGCCGCACCGAACGCGCCGACCGGGAGTGCGCCGAACTGCTGCGCCGCGCCGACGCCCGCGCCGACCGCTACATCGGCGGCCTCGCCCGCCACCAGCTCGGACTCCTGCTCAGCGAGTCGGGCCGGACCGAGGAGGCCCGCACCTCCTGGCAGGCGGCGCTCGACGCCCTGACCGGCACGGACGAGAAGGCGGTCGTTGCCGAACTCGCCTCCCTGCTGGCCGACATCGGTGAACCCCCCACCTCCGATCACTTCGCCTCCGCGTAG
- a CDS encoding ATP-binding protein, with protein sequence MDYEETRFWRLFSEQIGVQAQSEAQRLAEQFKSSRKRAALIAAEISRDSADLTQHDISHIDALWEYAELVCGPEYVLNPAEIYVLGIAFLAHDLANGLAAIPGGMEHVKKDARWLDILTSEYRAENGVYPSPEKLTEPDPEIKSRAISRYLRETHADFAANIPLEPYKDTATGESFYLLEDAELRNQYGHLAGRIAASHWWPSRALREEFSVRIGARASMPSSWEVDPLALAFILRCADASHLDSRRAPAFLRAVRSPRTESMPHWVFQDKLQKPRIHDDRLSYTSLSPFGRNESEAWWVCHDALSTLHHELTAADNILSDSGRDRFAARGVVGISDLEELSRNIRTDGWHPINATVKATDVITLVRRLGGAELYGNDPSIPIRELISNAADAVRAKKSLLGASGARPWEITGDVTVSLNDDTDGTWLHIHDTGLGMSKNVLTNALLNFGTSYWDSPDSRRDLPGLLSSDFRPTGRYGIGFFSVFMIGRSVRVTSRRYDAAASETMVLEFANGLTGRPLLRNAEFHEQLVTGGTEVRVLLNTDLSDILTFDDHRGVLESHTLTLAEYYAWLCPALDVNLYVVNENGERVLAVEADDWKRLDRDSLIDRLHADHRPSEREQFKQVINGDPEPVYSPLGEMVAKIAIAPMISDAELRERPDSDDLHGVDWISMAAPLVVGGVRAKSSMQNCAGLIVGRTLRAARDVAIPVIPAQDFSAWATSQAESWNPTWDHYMQNITLHLVSLYAEPGKMPIGETSDGPVTYEQLVEHCKNLSRVILLQDAAWSNYCRRDGASQHELQNDVVLMHPGYASVLSFERSPHGGQHIDAHDWVGHFSVGENSVAPNSIPGIVIRAVAQAWSIDESELQSAYARRERGDARQIEVVGVSKKGETVKSVRLSTVAVLSRE encoded by the coding sequence ATGGATTACGAGGAGACGCGTTTTTGGAGACTCTTCAGCGAGCAGATTGGGGTGCAAGCTCAGAGTGAGGCGCAGCGGCTTGCAGAGCAGTTTAAGAGTAGCCGCAAACGGGCTGCGCTTATCGCTGCAGAGATCAGTCGAGATTCTGCAGACCTAACACAGCACGACATTTCTCACATCGACGCTCTTTGGGAGTATGCCGAGCTAGTTTGCGGCCCAGAGTACGTGCTAAACCCTGCCGAGATCTATGTCCTGGGCATCGCCTTCCTTGCCCACGATCTAGCCAATGGATTGGCGGCAATCCCGGGAGGGATGGAACATGTAAAGAAAGATGCAAGATGGCTAGATATCTTGACTTCGGAATACCGGGCAGAGAACGGCGTTTACCCTTCACCCGAGAAACTTACCGAACCGGATCCCGAGATAAAATCCCGAGCAATCTCACGCTATCTCCGCGAGACACATGCCGACTTCGCCGCAAATATTCCCTTGGAGCCATACAAGGACACAGCTACAGGCGAATCATTCTATCTGCTAGAGGACGCTGAACTGCGCAATCAATATGGACACCTGGCCGGCCGCATCGCAGCGAGCCATTGGTGGCCATCAAGAGCGTTGCGCGAGGAATTCAGTGTGCGAATTGGTGCGCGTGCCAGCATGCCCAGTTCATGGGAGGTAGACCCACTCGCACTTGCCTTCATTCTTCGATGTGCAGATGCCAGTCATTTGGATTCCCGTAGGGCACCTGCCTTTTTGCGTGCAGTGCGGAGCCCAAGGACCGAATCAATGCCGCACTGGGTCTTTCAGGACAAGCTTCAGAAACCGCGCATTCACGATGATCGATTGTCATACACCAGCTTGAGCCCCTTCGGACGGAACGAATCCGAGGCTTGGTGGGTCTGCCACGACGCCCTCTCAACGCTCCATCACGAACTTACAGCAGCCGATAACATCCTATCTGATTCAGGGAGGGATCGGTTTGCTGCGCGAGGCGTAGTAGGTATTAGCGACCTGGAGGAGCTCTCTCGGAACATCCGGACTGATGGCTGGCACCCGATCAACGCCACGGTTAAGGCTACCGACGTAATCACTCTCGTCCGCCGCCTGGGGGGTGCAGAACTATACGGCAATGATCCATCAATCCCCATTCGAGAATTGATCAGTAACGCTGCCGACGCCGTGCGGGCGAAGAAATCACTTCTGGGTGCATCCGGAGCGCGCCCCTGGGAAATTACGGGGGATGTCACCGTTTCACTAAATGACGATACAGATGGGACCTGGCTCCATATTCACGACACAGGTCTCGGCATGTCAAAAAACGTCCTGACGAATGCACTTTTGAACTTCGGCACCTCTTACTGGGATTCACCCGACTCGCGGCGAGACCTCCCGGGACTACTTTCGTCTGACTTCCGCCCTACGGGGCGGTATGGTATCGGATTCTTTTCCGTATTCATGATTGGCCGCTCAGTTCGAGTAACCTCTCGTCGCTATGACGCTGCTGCGAGCGAGACAATGGTACTTGAGTTCGCAAACGGCCTGACCGGGCGCCCGCTGCTGAGGAATGCCGAGTTTCATGAGCAGCTAGTGACCGGTGGCACCGAGGTCAGGGTACTACTGAACACGGACCTTTCCGATATCCTGACCTTCGATGATCATCGTGGAGTTCTAGAGAGCCACACGCTAACTTTGGCTGAGTATTATGCCTGGCTCTGCCCTGCACTGGATGTAAATCTCTACGTGGTAAACGAAAACGGGGAGCGCGTTCTCGCTGTAGAAGCAGATGATTGGAAGCGCCTCGATCGCGACTCACTTATTGATCGGCTACATGCAGACCATCGACCAAGTGAGCGTGAGCAATTCAAACAGGTGATCAACGGCGACCCGGAGCCTGTCTATTCGCCTCTCGGGGAAATGGTGGCCAAGATAGCCATTGCGCCCATGATCAGCGATGCTGAACTCCGCGAGCGTCCTGACTCCGATGACCTTCATGGAGTGGACTGGATTTCCATGGCTGCTCCACTCGTAGTCGGCGGGGTGCGTGCCAAATCAAGCATGCAGAACTGTGCAGGTCTAATCGTTGGTAGAACACTGCGAGCAGCGCGCGACGTTGCGATTCCTGTTATCCCTGCACAGGATTTCTCTGCTTGGGCTACCAGCCAGGCTGAATCTTGGAATCCGACTTGGGACCACTATATGCAGAATATCACCCTGCATTTGGTTTCACTTTACGCGGAGCCAGGGAAAATGCCAATAGGTGAAACGTCGGATGGCCCGGTGACATATGAGCAACTGGTCGAGCACTGCAAAAATCTGAGTCGCGTTATCCTATTGCAGGATGCCGCGTGGTCCAATTACTGCAGAAGAGATGGCGCCAGCCAACATGAACTCCAAAACGACGTGGTTCTTATGCATCCGGGATACGCGTCGGTCTTGAGTTTCGAACGCAGCCCACATGGCGGGCAGCATATTGATGCTCACGATTGGGTGGGACACTTCTCTGTCGGCGAGAACTCGGTCGCACCCAACTCGATTCCAGGCATCGTCATTCGAGCCGTGGCTCAAGCATGGAGCATCGATGAGTCCGAGCTTCAATCAGCCTATGCCCGCCGGGAAAGAGGTGATGCAAGGCAAATTGAGGTCGTCGGGGTAAGTAAAAAGGGTGAAACTGTGAAGAGCGTGCGACTCTCGACAGTGGCTGTTCTTTCACGAGAATAG
- a CDS encoding bifunctional 3'-5' exonuclease/DNA polymerase, whose protein sequence is MTDRWALAPAEDGGAELAPLGPDGLPAGPVVREPDLAAAVRGRPEVARWVWRSTAEVYPRLLATGVRVERCYDIEDAETLLLGHEGRYGEPRSAAAALARLRGGPVPPDPPQRAAEPGAQSSLFEPQAVHLPLTDLLEVYAEQQRRHDKAAHPERMRLLTAAESAGMLVAAEMNRAGLPWSADVHRQVLHELLGERYAGGGEPRRLAELADEVSAAFGRRVRPDLPADVIKAFARAGIKVKSTRRWEIESVDHPAVAPLIEYKKLYRIWVAHGWSWLQDWVREGRFRPEFLAGGTVTGRWVTNGGGGLQIPKVIRRAVVADPGWRLVVADADQMEPRVLAAISRDPGLMEVAGRESDLYQSVSDRAFSGDRDQAKLAVLGAVYGQTSGDGLKNLAALRRRFPRAVSYVDEAARAGEEGRLVRTWLGRTCPPAAGGGEAAEEAGIPMGEEDSDDRQQWVPGYASTDARARGRFARNFVVQGSAADWALLLLAALRQSCAEMAAELVFFQHDEVIVHCPEEEAEAVVAAIREAAELAGRLTFGETPVRFPFTTAVVECYAEAK, encoded by the coding sequence ATGACCGACCGGTGGGCTCTCGCACCGGCCGAGGACGGCGGCGCCGAGCTCGCCCCCCTCGGCCCGGACGGGCTGCCCGCCGGGCCGGTCGTGCGGGAACCGGACCTCGCCGCTGCGGTGCGCGGCAGGCCGGAGGTCGCGCGCTGGGTCTGGCGTTCCACCGCCGAGGTCTACCCGCGTCTGCTCGCCACGGGGGTGCGAGTGGAGCGGTGCTACGACATCGAGGACGCCGAGACCCTCCTGCTCGGCCACGAGGGGCGGTACGGCGAACCCCGTTCCGCGGCAGCCGCCCTGGCCCGGCTGCGCGGCGGGCCCGTACCGCCCGACCCGCCCCAGCGGGCGGCCGAACCCGGGGCGCAGTCCTCGCTGTTCGAGCCGCAGGCCGTGCATCTGCCGCTGACCGACCTCCTGGAGGTCTACGCCGAGCAGCAGCGGCGGCACGACAAGGCGGCGCACCCGGAGCGGATGCGGCTGCTGACGGCAGCCGAGTCGGCGGGGATGCTGGTCGCCGCCGAGATGAACCGGGCCGGGCTGCCGTGGAGCGCCGACGTGCACCGGCAAGTGCTGCACGAACTGCTCGGCGAGCGGTACGCGGGCGGTGGCGAGCCGCGTCGCCTCGCCGAGCTGGCCGACGAGGTGTCCGCCGCCTTCGGCCGCCGGGTCCGGCCCGATCTGCCCGCCGATGTGATCAAGGCCTTCGCGCGGGCGGGCATCAAGGTCAAGTCGACCCGGCGCTGGGAGATCGAGTCCGTCGACCATCCGGCCGTGGCGCCGCTGATCGAGTACAAGAAGCTGTACCGGATCTGGGTGGCCCATGGCTGGTCCTGGCTCCAGGACTGGGTGCGCGAGGGGCGGTTCCGGCCGGAGTTCCTCGCGGGCGGCACCGTCACCGGCCGCTGGGTGACCAACGGCGGGGGCGGACTCCAGATCCCCAAGGTGATCCGGCGTGCGGTCGTCGCCGACCCCGGCTGGCGGCTCGTCGTCGCCGACGCCGACCAGATGGAGCCGCGGGTGCTCGCCGCGATCTCCCGCGACCCCGGTCTGATGGAGGTGGCGGGCCGCGAGAGCGACCTGTACCAGTCGGTGTCCGACCGGGCCTTCTCCGGCGACCGCGACCAGGCCAAGCTCGCGGTGCTCGGCGCGGTCTACGGCCAGACCTCCGGCGACGGCCTGAAGAACCTCGCCGCGCTCAGACGCCGCTTCCCGCGAGCCGTGTCCTACGTCGACGAGGCGGCGCGGGCCGGTGAGGAGGGGCGGCTGGTGCGCACCTGGCTGGGCCGCACCTGCCCGCCCGCGGCCGGCGGAGGCGAGGCCGCTGAGGAGGCGGGTATCCCGATGGGCGAGGAGGACTCCGACGACCGTCAGCAGTGGGTGCCGGGGTACGCCTCCACCGACGCCCGCGCGCGGGGCCGCTTCGCCCGTAACTTCGTCGTCCAGGGCAGCGCGGCCGACTGGGCGCTGCTGCTGCTCGCCGCGCTGCGCCAGTCCTGCGCGGAGATGGCTGCCGAGCTGGTCTTCTTCCAGCACGACGAGGTCATCGTGCACTGTCCCGAGGAGGAGGCGGAGGCGGTCGTGGCGGCGATCCGGGAGGCGGCGGAGCTGGCGGGGCGGCTGACGTTCGGGGAGACGCCGGTGCGGTTTCCGTTCACCACGGCGGTGGTGGAGTGCTACGCGGAGGCGAAGTGA
- a CDS encoding GntR family transcriptional regulator, whose product MSQQVSPRGTFLKVADALKARTAADPDMAELPSLAEVMREHRVSRGVALRAFGVLRQEGVAEPAPGGRWRVVRLGARVDGRPLDERITDIIMAEGFEVGEAFLSASALANRFGVSRPTVTKALEKLETAGVLAGGGQGKVRTIRAVPTGEERS is encoded by the coding sequence GTGTCTCAGCAGGTCAGCCCTCGGGGAACCTTCCTGAAAGTCGCGGACGCGCTGAAGGCTCGCACTGCGGCAGACCCGGACATGGCGGAGCTTCCGTCCTTGGCTGAGGTTATGCGGGAGCACAGGGTCTCGCGCGGGGTTGCCCTTCGCGCCTTCGGCGTGCTGCGCCAGGAAGGTGTGGCTGAGCCGGCGCCCGGGGGTCGATGGCGTGTTGTGCGCTTGGGTGCACGAGTTGACGGGCGCCCGCTCGATGAGCGCATCACCGACATCATCATGGCTGAGGGGTTCGAAGTAGGCGAAGCCTTCCTGAGCGCCTCCGCGCTGGCGAACCGGTTCGGAGTCTCACGCCCCACGGTCACCAAGGCACTGGAGAAGCTGGAGACCGCCGGCGTGCTAGCGGGTGGCGGACAAGGCAAGGTGCGGACGATCCGCGCCGTGCCGACAGGAGAGGAGCGTTCGTAG
- a CDS encoding DUF4232 domain-containing protein produces MRATAVPLAALALALLLTSCSDGDGGDGGGEKQSEGATAACAIGDVGVEVGPANNAPAPGDTGNVPVTLTNNTADCTLDGLPSVTLQAEGTSAEVPPDAAATGEKRTLAEGGTVSFTITYVRGEGEGSLTAQTAEFALPGADTTESFPWSYGDVALKDGKPEASVSGFQQGD; encoded by the coding sequence ATGCGCGCCACCGCCGTCCCGCTCGCCGCCCTCGCCCTGGCCCTTCTGCTGACCTCCTGCAGCGACGGTGACGGTGGTGACGGCGGCGGGGAGAAGCAGAGCGAGGGCGCCACGGCCGCCTGCGCGATCGGCGACGTGGGGGTGGAGGTCGGCCCCGCCAACAACGCCCCGGCCCCCGGGGACACCGGCAACGTGCCCGTCACGCTCACCAACAACACCGCCGACTGCACCCTGGACGGGCTGCCCTCGGTGACCCTGCAGGCGGAGGGCACCTCGGCGGAGGTCCCCCCGGACGCGGCGGCGACCGGGGAGAAGCGCACGCTCGCCGAGGGCGGCACCGTGTCCTTCACCATCACCTATGTGCGCGGCGAGGGCGAGGGCAGTCTCACCGCGCAGACGGCCGAGTTCGCACTGCCGGGCGCGGACACCACGGAGAGCTTCCCCTGGTCGTACGGCGACGTCGCGCTCAAGGACGGGAAGCCGGAGGCGTCGGTGAGCGGGTTCCAGCAGGGCGACTGA
- a CDS encoding NUDIX domain-containing protein — protein MGRIDYLHDPDAPPANSVVPSVVAFVQNDAGQVLMIQRSDNGRWALPGGGHDVGESISDTVVREVWEETGIKAEVVDMSGIYTDPGHVMQYDDGEVRQQFSICFRARPVGGELRTSNETTQVRWVDPADLTTLDVHPTMRLRIEHAMDRARPTPYIG, from the coding sequence ATGGGACGCATCGACTACCTTCACGACCCCGACGCCCCGCCGGCCAACTCGGTGGTGCCGTCCGTCGTGGCATTCGTGCAGAACGATGCGGGACAGGTGCTGATGATCCAGCGATCCGACAACGGCCGTTGGGCACTGCCCGGCGGTGGGCACGACGTGGGCGAGTCCATCAGTGACACCGTGGTGCGCGAAGTCTGGGAAGAGACGGGCATCAAAGCCGAAGTCGTCGACATGTCCGGGATCTACACCGACCCCGGCCACGTGATGCAGTACGACGACGGCGAAGTGCGCCAGCAGTTCAGCATCTGCTTCCGTGCGCGGCCGGTCGGTGGTGAACTCCGTACGAGCAACGAGACGACTCAGGTCCGCTGGGTCGACCCAGCGGACCTGACCACGTTGGACGTACACCCCACGATGCGACTTCGGATCGAGCACGCCATGGACCGGGCGCGTCCGACCCCCTACATCGGCTGA
- a CDS encoding HD domain-containing protein translates to MPTLTEWAYALAESLLAEPLPRRWKHCLGVAERARTIALVLDQDADLLEAAAVLHDIGYAPDLAKTGFHPLDGARYLRDVADADERVINLVAHHSCAWMEAEARGLREELEGEFPRESAHLNDALCYCDMNTTPDGTPTNPIDRINEIAGRYGPESLIGQFIRRAEPEILACTSRVLERVGDAKRQPM, encoded by the coding sequence TTGCCGACGTTGACCGAGTGGGCCTATGCCCTGGCTGAGTCCCTGCTCGCCGAGCCGCTTCCCCGGCGCTGGAAGCACTGTCTCGGAGTAGCCGAGAGGGCGCGTACGATCGCGCTCGTTCTGGACCAGGACGCGGATCTGTTGGAGGCCGCAGCGGTACTGCACGACATCGGCTATGCGCCGGACCTGGCCAAGACCGGCTTTCACCCGCTGGACGGCGCCCGATACCTCCGGGACGTGGCCGACGCCGACGAACGGGTCATCAACCTGGTTGCTCACCACTCCTGCGCCTGGATGGAGGCGGAAGCGCGCGGCCTGCGCGAGGAGCTGGAGGGCGAGTTCCCCCGCGAGAGCGCGCACCTGAATGACGCGCTCTGCTACTGCGACATGAACACCACGCCGGACGGCACGCCCACGAATCCGATCGATCGGATCAACGAGATCGCCGGACGGTACGGGCCAGAGAGCCTGATCGGGCAGTTCATCCGCCGGGCCGAACCCGAGATCCTGGCGTGCACGTCCCGCGTACTTGAACGGGTCGGCGACGCCAAGCGTCAGCCGATGTAG
- a CDS encoding DUF2786 domain-containing protein — protein MSSKPRTVDLAFQAALHTASDTALDTGASLLAADPGADGELERRGTEFVAAAWRRGWQPADVARMVRRDLDDVHLRLLASLVHAQAPDDIPRGPRWRAQLDELDVTPTRAGDRFSYATAVLELYRLLLRLPALEPLDEPQHSRRPESRMLTRIRALLAKAEATGFPEEAEALTAKAQELMARHSVDEALLSAQAPAPDTPGACRIGVEAPYEQAKAVLLDAVAAANHCRAVWNEPLGFSTVVGFEADLEVVELLHTSLLVQAQTALTRAEAAQRAGGRKRTKTFRQSFLAAYAHRIGTRLTRAAESQVSDDLLPVLASREVAVTDRLDRMFPETTTSRLRGVTDAAGWTEGAEAADQAQVRARRPLDRG, from the coding sequence GTGAGCAGCAAGCCCCGCACCGTCGACCTCGCCTTCCAGGCCGCCCTCCACACCGCCTCCGACACGGCCCTGGACACCGGCGCCTCCCTTCTCGCCGCGGACCCGGGCGCGGACGGGGAACTGGAGCGCCGGGGAACGGAGTTCGTCGCGGCGGCCTGGCGGCGCGGCTGGCAGCCCGCGGACGTCGCCCGGATGGTCCGCCGCGATCTGGACGACGTCCATCTGCGGCTGCTGGCTTCCCTCGTCCACGCGCAGGCGCCGGACGACATCCCGCGAGGACCCCGGTGGCGCGCGCAGCTCGACGAGCTGGACGTGACGCCCACGCGCGCGGGCGACCGTTTCTCGTACGCGACGGCCGTCCTGGAGCTGTACCGCCTGCTGCTGCGACTGCCGGCCCTGGAGCCCCTCGACGAGCCGCAGCACTCCCGCAGGCCCGAGTCCCGCATGCTGACCCGGATCCGCGCGCTGCTGGCCAAGGCGGAGGCGACGGGGTTCCCGGAGGAGGCGGAGGCACTGACCGCCAAGGCGCAGGAGCTGATGGCGCGGCACAGCGTGGACGAGGCGCTGCTATCGGCGCAGGCGCCCGCGCCCGACACCCCCGGCGCCTGCCGGATCGGGGTCGAGGCGCCGTACGAGCAGGCCAAGGCGGTGCTGCTGGACGCGGTGGCCGCTGCGAACCACTGCCGCGCGGTGTGGAACGAACCCCTCGGCTTCTCCACCGTGGTCGGATTCGAGGCCGATCTGGAGGTGGTCGAGCTGCTCCACACCTCGCTCCTCGTCCAGGCCCAGACGGCGCTGACGAGGGCGGAGGCGGCCCAGCGGGCGGGCGGCCGCAAGCGGACCAAGACCTTCCGGCAGTCGTTCCTCGCCGCCTACGCCCACCGCATCGGCACCCGCCTCACGCGGGCCGCCGAGAGCCAGGTCAGCGACGACCTGCTGCCGGTCCTGGCCTCCCGGGAGGTCGCGGTCACCGACCGGCTGGACCGCATGTTCCCCGAGACCACCACGTCCCGGCTGCGCGGCGTCACCGACGCGGCGGGCTGGACCGAGGGCGCCGAAGCCGCCGACCAGGCCCAGGTGAGGGCCCGGCGCCCGCTGGACCGGGGCTGA